The genomic interval catccctgttcaattctttccgtttgagcaaataaaccaaatgcaattggaatatttgggtccatgtatactattgacataatatttgcaaatgatgattaatcaatgttaattataaaaagtgatattggataattcctcacggcacacctgacagtttctcaaggtacactagtggttgaaaatcactgggttAAGGAACTGTTGTGGCTCATCGTTTAAACTGATACTCCATAGGAGACTATGGGATCCCACAATTAAATTCAGCAACTATGCTATAATTTGTTACATTGTTAGTTAATAATGTGTACTgtccagaatgaatgaataaataactaaaaaatacaAGGCATCAGaaccaataaataaaatgtatgtatttgaaATAgctaaaatatgttttcttttttccccaacagGGGTGTGTAAGCAGAGTGGTGATCTGAGTCTACGCAGACTTGTTGATCCTGCTCTCCCTCCATCCTCACCTCATCCCGCTGCAGAGTCGTCACAGCGGGTCTGCCCACTGAATCAGAGCAACGCATCCACATCGCCGACTCTCTGCTTCCCCCTCTCCCTCGGCACTGATCCCTCTCTGGATCTGACAGCAGCTCAATGCCCTCCTTCTCATGAAGTTCCAAACGTAGTCCCACACTTTCACCACACTCCCAGTCCCGCATCACTACCCAACCCGGCTGTAAGCTCCTGGGGCTCGACGGTAGACACCCAGAAGAGCATTCGATTGCCTGCCGCCGCCTCTATCTCAATGACAATGATGGAGCCTGACAACGTTTCGAGCCTGGCGGAGGAGTGTCTCCTTCAGCCAAGCCGTACCTGCCTTGGTTGCTTTATTGAAACCCGCGATGCCACTTCAGTACAGAACCCACCCCACGAGCCGACCACGAGCCCTAATTCAGAAAACGGACTCAGTGTACGGATAGGGGATGTGAATCGAGAGGATTTCTCCGACATCAACAACATCAGCCTCCAGTGCCTGAGCCACGCAGGGGAGGCGGTGAGTCACTATGGAGAACAGCTCCTCTCCGACCAGCTGCTTAGCTTCCCCCTGCCCAAATCCTCAGATGAGGCCAAAAGAGCGGAagggaacaaaacaacaaatgactGTGATGATCCCGACGATGATGCAACAACTAAGAACTTATACGAAGGACTATTATTGGACAAAGTCAGCGGAGAAGAAGCGCTGTTAGCGAATGCCAGCCAGGACTGGGGCTACTTTGAATCCTTCATCAGCGAGAGCAAAATGGAACTGCTGGACCTATGTTCTAAAAATGAGCTGTCAGTCAATCTCTTCTCAGAGGAAGATGTCGATAATTTATTTGACGACGAAGACGACGACTCGACTTTAAGCAGTGACGTTTGTTCGCTAAAGATTCGTTACGAGTCATTTCAGGACAACATGAGGGAAAAAACTAATGTTCTCCAGGAGGAGACGCAGTTAAATTTTTTCCCGAGTGTCCTGGCCAACTGTGCCAAGAAAGAAGAAGGAGTAGGAGTCTTGAGGAGGAGTGTTGAGGACGAGCTTCAGCCCAAAACCGATGAGCTCACTTTGGAAACGGGACAGGAGGAAAAGCCAGGGGACTGCAGTGGTGAGAGCCCACTTGACGGCTCCCACTGCTCGCCCATGTCAACTCCTAAAATCAACTACGTAATAGACTTTAATTCCACGGAGGAATCGGGGGAGTTCAGTGATGACAGCTCCTGCACCGGCTCCTCGTCGGACACTGTGCAGGAGGGCAAATATAAAAAGGGGCACTCGAAAAGATTCTTCAGTCCCTCGAATCCGCTTAACTATGGCTTGCGCTCCAAGAGAAAGGTCCGATACAGTGATGATTACTTGTACGATGTCGACTCGCTTGAGAGTGAGAAGAATGCAGAGAAGAAAGACAAAACCCCATTAGGtcaaaaagaggaagaagatgtCGACTGGTGCCCCAAAAAACGTAGGAAATCATGTCGTAAAGAGCCGCCCGTAGTCATCAAGTACatcatcataaacaggtttaaaGGGGAGAGACTAATGTCTGTGAAACTGGGCAAACTAAACCCTGTGGACGGTACCGTGAGTTTAAACGCCGACACAATAAGCAAATATGAAACATTGGCTCCTTTGAAGGATTTCTGGCAGGAGAAGCAAAGAAAGCGACAGGAGCAGCTCAAGCTGGTCGCCAGAGAGAGACAACAGCGTGGTTTTCATCTGAACGGACGACACCATCGTCCATTTAATTCTAGTCATCCTAAAAGGAAATACAAGTTTGCAAACAGACTAAAGGTTCAAAGGGTTCACGCTGTGGAGCAGTCAGTTATTGTGCAGGGTTCTCTACCCTCTGATCAGACCCATGGGTGTGTCATTAAGGATGAGGCCTCGGGGATCCCGGTCACATTGGACATAAACGGCATCACAAACAAGAGTCGTTCGCAGGAGAGGGAGGAAAGAGAAGGTAGAAGATTGGGAGGAACGGAAATAGTTAGAATAAGAAAATTCAAAAGCGAAGCCAGGCTGAAAAGCCAGAAAATAAAGGAGGCacaagagaggaaaaacattacaaatgaaACCAGGGTCGATACCCCTAACACCGACGACCTTACGACTAAGTCCACTACAACCAAACTTGAGTTCTCGGAAAATTCCAACACAACTGACACCGACAAGGAAAAATTCCCATTTGTTTCGTCGTCCTGCTCCCCTGACAAAGCACCATCCTCAGAGGAAGTCGAAACCGGTGTCCCGGTCATCCCGGGCGGCTACCTGCAGACCTTACTGGATGCAACAGACTCCTCCGGAAGTACATCGATCCCGTATTTCCCTCAGCAGCCGTCAAGACAGCAGTATCCCGTCGGCTTATCCTTAGAGGAAAAACAATTTTCCTCtcttcaacttgctcaaagcTGCGTCCTCTCGCCTCCATCGGAATCAGAGCTTCAACAGTCTCCACAGAACTGCCCCAGCTTCCCTCAAATATGGCATCCGCAGCTCTGCACCAATCATAGCCAGAACTTTGGGCCCGAGACCCCTGAAACCCCGATCTTACCCAACAGCTTTACGGCTACCGTACCCTTAAACGAGAGCCTACCGGTGTCGAACTACAGCCAACTCAGCCCAGAAGATGAACGCATACTTTATGAGAAGAGCTACCTGACAGAGTCTGGACTACAACCTGGGGCAGATCTACAAGTGTGTCAGTCTACCTGTGTGGAGGGGCAGGTTCAGTACCAGAGAGGGTCTCTGTGCACGGACAATGGAAGACTCATCAGCTATGACTCGGTAGGCTCCTTATCAGCGTCCTCGAGCAATTACAGTTCGCTAAGTCTCAAATCTTGCGAGCGAGAAGGCGAGGAAGAAGGCCGAGACAGTTTCTTAGCTCACTGCAGTCCTAAAATGGTGATTCAGCAGAGCGTGGATGCCCTCACGCCACTCAGGGAGTCCTCAGACCTGCTGGACATCTCTAATTTTACTCCTGATAA from Doryrhamphus excisus isolate RoL2022-K1 chromosome 23, RoL_Dexc_1.0, whole genome shotgun sequence carries:
- the nexmifb gene encoding neurite extension and migration factor isoform X1, with product MDVLTDSGLTLMVKTSQTDNAIAVENTGVCKQSGDLSLRRLVDPALPPSSPHPAAESSQRVCPLNQSNASTSPTLCFPLSLGTDPSLDLTAAQCPPSHEVPNVVPHFHHTPSPASLPNPAVSSWGSTVDTQKSIRLPAAASISMTMMEPDNVSSLAEECLLQPSRTCLGCFIETRDATSVQNPPHEPTTSPNSENGLSVRIGDVNREDFSDINNISLQCLSHAGEAVSHYGEQLLSDQLLSFPLPKSSDEAKRAEGNKTTNDCDDPDDDATTKNLYEGLLLDKVSGEEALLANASQDWGYFESFISESKMELLDLCSKNELSVNLFSEEDVDNLFDDEDDDSTLSSDVCSLKIRYESFQDNMREKTNVLQEETQLNFFPSVLANCAKKEEGVGVLRRSVEDELQPKTDELTLETGQEEKPGDCSGESPLDGSHCSPMSTPKINYVIDFNSTEESGEFSDDSSCTGSSSDTVQEGKYKKGHSKRFFSPSNPLNYGLRSKRKVRYSDDYLYDVDSLESEKNAEKKDKTPLGQKEEEDVDWCPKKRRKSCRKEPPVVIKYIIINRFKGERLMSVKLGKLNPVDGTVSLNADTISKYETLAPLKDFWQEKQRKRQEQLKLVARERQQRGFHLNGRHHRPFNSSHPKRKYKFANRLKVQRVHAVEQSVIVQGSLPSDQTHGCVIKDEASGIPVTLDINGITNKSRSQEREEREGRRLGGTEIVRIRKFKSEARLKSQKIKEAQERKNITNETRVDTPNTDDLTTKSTTTKLEFSENSNTTDTDKEKFPFVSSSCSPDKAPSSEEVETGVPVIPGGYLQTLLDATDSSGSTSIPYFPQQPSRQQYPVGLSLEEKQFSSLQLAQSCVLSPPSESELQQSPQNCPSFPQIWHPQLCTNHSQNFGPETPETPILPNSFTATVPLNESLPVSNYSQLSPEDERILYEKSYLTESGLQPGADLQVCQSTCVEGQVQYQRGSLCTDNGRLISYDSVGSLSASSSNYSSLSLKSCEREGEEEGRDSFLAHCSPKMVIQQSVDALTPLRESSDLLDISNFTPDKFRHSSLSELSPPETPNLSPQVAGRDMKIPANVGKYQDVNDLAAERGRDVKWNCDIMQQQEHTGNAYTVEDTQFPLHNFNNQDVLCLDKKDLRVTEFEDTDEITGPKSIKVKRKVNCKQAAAGQSPKKVRAPRTPKSERVKSPKQNSRSTKKIKAMLEGKAAKNQAEGCAPGLPDSTNTGDWSSPGWSESNSLVGDDQREFEEPSNILSNIVSGMAEVQRFMMASIEPLWNPMSEAGIPTEANSLNLKTLKILAGTESDLKKKGAMLTGAGRGRKAGSKGGKNQAKFNPAHPLFPQLALGCDMFDKPNFINPGPAHKKLYRHKTSAKFPRIETLKGKRAERDPNKDIALMTSFEKLRMWMSCCCCPSYTAWLISRGKPTINEPYLIPRHLEKTRWDHFVLMTYQMSFVPLEVRMIFFIECFFFFWSTEELVIYIYIFTPCNVIKAPPSEYFCHCCCTGTCNICKQKEIIIP
- the nexmifb gene encoding neurite extension and migration factor isoform X2, coding for MDVLTDSGLTLMVKTSQTDNAIAVENTGVCKQSGDLSLRRLVDPALPPSSPHPAAESSQRVCPLNQSNASTSPTLCFPLSLGTDPSLDLTAAQCPPSHEVPNVVPHFHHTPSPASLPNPAVSSWGSTVDTQKSIRLPAAASISMTMMEPDNVSSLAEECLLQPSRTCLGCFIETRDATSVQNPPHEPTTSPNSENGLSVRIGDVNREDFSDINNISLQCLSHAGEAVSHYGEQLLSDQLLSFPLPKSSDEAKRAEGNKTTNDCDDPDDDATTKNLYEGLLLDKVSGEEALLANASQDWGYFESFISESKMELLDLCSKNELSVNLFSEEDVDNLFDDEDDDSTLSSDVCSLKIRYESFQDNMREKTNVLQEETQLNFFPSVLANCAKKEEGVGVLRRSVEDELQPKTDELTLETGQEEKPGDCSGESPLDGSHCSPMSTPKINYVIDFNSTEESGEFSDDSSCTGSSSDTVQEGKYKKGHSKRFFSPSNPLNYGLRSKRKVRYSDDYLYDVDSLESEKNAEKKDKTPLGQKEEEDVDWCPKKRRKSCRKEPPVVIKYIIINRFKGERLMSVKLGKLNPVDGTVSLNADTISKYETLAPLKDFWQEKQRKRQEQLKLVARERQQRGFHLNGRHHRPFNSSHPKRKYKFANRLKVQRVHAVEQSVIVQGSLPSDQTHGCVIKDEASGIPVTLDINGITNKSRSQEREEREGRRLGGTEIVRIRKFKSEARLKSQKIKEAQERKNITNETRVDTPNTDDLTTKSTTTKLEFSENSNTTDTDKEKFPFVSSSCSPDKAPSSEEVETGVPVIPGGYLQTLLDATDSSGSTSIPYFPQQPSRQQYPVGLSLEEKQFSSLQLAQSCVLSPPSESELQQSPQNCPSFPQIWHPQLCTNHSQNFGPETPETPILPNSFTATVPLNESLPVSNYSQLSPEDERILYEKSYLTESGLQPGADLQVCQSTCVEGQVQYQRGSLCTDNGRLISYDSVGSLSASSSNYSSLSLKSCEREGEEEGRDSFLAHCSPKMVIQQSVDALTPLRESSDLLDISNFTPDKFRHSSLSELSPPETPNLSPQVAGRDMKIPANVGKYQDVNDLAAERGRDVKWNCDIMQQQEHTGNAYTVEDTQFPLHNFNNQDVLCLDKKDLRVTEFEDTDEITGPKSIKVKRKVNCKQAAAGQSPKKVRAPRTPKSERVKSPKQNSRSTKKIKAMLEGKAAKNQAEGCAPGLPDSTNTGDWSSPGWSESNSLVGDDQREFEEPSNILSNIVSGMAEVQRFMMASIEPLWNPMSEAGIPTEANSLNLKTLKILAGTESDLKKKGAMLTGAGRGRKAGSKGGKNQAKFNPAHPLFPQLALGCDMFDKPNFINPGPAHKKLYRHKTSAKFPRIETLKGKRAERDPNKDIALMTSFEKLR